CCCAATTAATCTCGTGGTAGACCACCACGTTAATAGGACAGATGTGTACATACAGCAATGTATTTAGCTTACTGTTACTAATAAGATGATCGGCTTGATCTTTCCGATTCTTCTTTATTCCTTTCTAAAATTAGATCTCAGAAATTATATCGAATACAAATGTCTACAATAATTGTTTTACTTACTTTCAAAAAAGAGCTCAAGCTTAATCGCTTTAGCTCTTTTTTTTGTGTTTGATATTACTAATGAGTTTAAAAAAGATCTGAAGTGATATGCTTCCTATCCTTTTTTTATTCTTTATATCGGTTTGATTTATAATTTGTTGGTAGTAAATCATCATATTATACAATGAAATCAATTCGTTAAAAATTGTTTATAAAATTAAGTTGGAGAAAACATGTCTATCACTAACCTTATCAAAATATCTTTGTTATCCTTAGTTCTTTTATCCAAAATGTCTTTTGCTATTAAAATTAATGGTGAGGAGGTTATTTTTCCTGATGGCGCAAGTGATAAGCACTATGTTATTAAGTCGTATCAGTCTCCTAGAGGAGGCGCTTGGGCAATCCAGATACATGATGATGAAGTTACGTTATCATCGCTAGAGATTGTTAATATGCCCGAGCTCGTTCAATCATGTAAGGAAAATTTTGAAAAAATAGATTCTGGTGATATGCAGCCATCCTATTCTTATAAAAATTTATCTTTTAAAGCTGCAAGTTTTAATTTTGAAAAAACTCTTTTGATTGCAGAAGACAAATTAAATATGAACGCAGGGGGTAAAATAAATATTCAGGATTCGATAGCTGATGTTGGGGGGATATGTATTCTTAAAGCACTTCAGATGAATTTTAAAAACATGATATTTCGTACGGAAAACAGTGTTGTTTTAGAAAATAAACTTGAAGGGGGAGCAGAAAATTGGCTGAAGGCAATAGAAGTATTTTCTCATAACATTGATAATGTCTCTTTTTTACGATTAGATGGCAGCATTAATTTTGAAGAACCATCTATTCCTGGAAAATTTATGGTTTTCGGTGCTAATAAAATTTCCATAGTTATTAAGAAACTTGACGATGATTTACTTCAACAACCTGAAACACATGGCATAAACACATCAACTAATGTCATTGATTTGCCAACAGGTTTTGATGCTTTGTGCTATCTTCATATGTACCAAGACTTATATGATCATGCCCAAACATTATCCTCGGATGAAGAAAAAAGAAAATTTGCTATAACTCATTATCTAACGTCTGGAGAAAGTGAAGGAAGAAAATATTTTGATCCTTTTGCCTATCTATATTTGTATGAAGACCTATACAATGCTGCTGAAAAATTATCTACAGATGACGAAAAAAGAACATTTGCTATATGGCATTTTTTAACTTTTGCAAAAAATGAAGGAAGAAAATATTTAGAAATTCTACCTGAGAATTTTGATGCTTCCTGCTATCTTTACTATTATGAAGACTTATATTACGTTGCTGAAACACTATCCTCAGATGAGGACAAAAAGAAATTTGCTTTAAAACATTATTTAAGGTACGGAAAAAGTGAAGGGAGAAAATATTTTAATCCTTTTACCTATCTTCGCTTGAATCAAGACTTATATGATTTTGCCCAAACACTATCCTCAAATGAGGAAAAAAGAAAATTTGCAATAAATCATTATTTAACACACGGAAAAAAGGAATCAAGAAAGTTTATGTAACAATAGCATAAAAAGTATTCCGCCTTCTATGTTGTTTGTTAATTAAACACGACCTTACACCCTTCATTTTACTGAAGGGTGTCTCTTAATTAGAACAATTCGTCCTCTCGAATCAACATCATAGATCTGATATGATGAATTTAAAACTGGTCTAAAAAATCAGGTAACAAATTTTCATTATATACTCATTTAAACTCAAAGTGCCGATTTTAAAGTCTGGAAATTATCATTAATCCTATCAACCATATCGCCTGCTATTGTAGGCCATGTAATTTTAAAAAAGTTCATGATTGATGTACGAAAATCTTTAGCTGATGGAAAAAATTTATTATTACAAACATGCTCGTTCATGACTTTCCATAAGCGTTCAATCAGATTTAAATTTGGACTGTAAGGGTGCAAATAGTGCAAAGTTATACCACAATCTTTGGCAGCCTCCTGTGTTGCAAGGCTTGTATTGTATGGGCTACGATCTAAAATCAAGTGAATTTTAGGGGTATCTGGATATTTTAATTTCAATTTTTAATCCAGAAACAAATAATTCTGGTATAGCACATATATCTGACGAAAACATAAAAGACATTGACAATAATTTAGCATCTCAAGACAATAAGGATTATCTATCAGGTTTTCAGGAATTTATTAGATCGATGGCAGGAAACACTGATCCATCTTTATTAGAAATTACTTTGGGTCAAGTCCCGTGGTTTTTTGTTAAAATTATAAATTAAAAAATTTTACCTTTTCATTATTTGTCCTACAAAATATAAAGAACCTGTAAATATTATCTTTGTATTAAAGCTTAAAGATTTATTAAGATTTTCTAAAAATGTATCCAAATCAGTAATTTCTTGAATTTTTATACCCATTTTAGAAGAAATATTAATTAATGCAGAAGATGAAATGAAATCATCTGACGGATTTTGATAGGCATATAAATTATAATTTTTATGTTTGAATGACTCTAAAAACAAAACAGGATCTTTTGTTTTAGAAAGACTAATAACAATGTGTAGATCGCATTCTTTTGACCATTCATCTAAAGTCTTCAATAAAACTTGAGCGCCACCTTGATTATGAGCGCCATCTACCCAAATTTCAGCATCTGATTTTAAGGATGAAATCTGCTGAAGTCTTCCTGGCCATTGCGTATTTTTAATAGCATCGACAATAATATCTTGTTGAATATTATATCCTTTTTTCTTAAGAACAACACTTGCCATAATAGCCAAGGAGGCATTGGCTAATTGGTGTTGACCTTGTAATCCTAAAGTCGGAACGATTATTTCCATATTAGACTTCTTTTGAAACTCTACTACTGTGGTCGATTGATGCGTCGTTTCGGTACTCAGATCCTTATGTATATAAGGATACACTGCGGTCTTCCGTGCCGAATCTTCTATCACTCGCCTCACATTAGCGTGTTTCGAAAGAAGTCTATTACCTGATTGAAAACTAAAGCCTTTATCAATTTGTTTAAAACTATAATCACGATCAAAAATTTTTCCTTCTAATGCATTATCGATTATATAATTTTGATAAAAATCAAGAATCTCTGGATTGTTTTGACCAATTAAATTAACAGAAGATTTTTTTAAAATGCCTGCCTTTTGAAAGGCAATTTCTTTCAATGTCTTGCCTAATACATCTTGATGATCATATGAAATAGATGTAATTAAACTTAATATTGGATTTTCGATGATATTGGTTGCATCATGAAGACCTCCAAGACCTGTTTCGATGAGACAAAAATCAGCTTTTGTTTGACTGAAACTTAAGAATGCAACACATGTTAACAATTCAAACCAAGTAAGTTGAATATCTGATGCTGCTTTTTCACATAATTGAATGAGCTCAATTAAATAGTTATCGTCAATTTCTTGATTAGCAAGAACAAAACGTTCATTTAATTTGACAAGATGCGGTGATGTGAAAACATGAACTTTAAAATCGTGCGCTTTCAATATGGTATAAAGAAAAGCGATCGTTGAACCTTTTCCATTTGTGCCTGCAACATGAATTACAGGTGGTAATTTTAAATGTGGATTACCAAGATTGTGTAAAACAGAAAACAGTCGATCAAAAGTTAAATCTAAAAATCGTGGATAGGCAAAAACTTTATCTTCTAAAGTAGAAGGTATTGAATTATAGCTCATTTTTACAGAATTCTTTTTTTAAAATATAATGCGCGAGGAGGGTGAGCGAATTTTGAACATCACACCACCTACGTCCCGCGGCATGACCGCCGGATACAAAAAAAATTTTTAAAAGTATAGATAAATAGTTACATTTTATTTTTTCAGCATGGACCCCGCGGTCAAGCCGCGGGGCGTAGCAGGGGGGGGCTGGGTAATTAAATTGAATTTTAATATAAAAGCAGTCTATCATTTCATATCCTTTGTACTGAAATTCAACAAAATTAAATACATATTATATCTCTTCGAAACTCTGTCACTAGAAGTAAATACTCTTTCCAATTAAAATATGCAGACATTTTCTTGATTTTTTACTGCATTAATTGTTATAGTCTCTTTATTACAAATATCGTATAAAAATAAGGATACATCATGATCGAAAGAAAGCAAACCATTGCCGTCAAAATTGGTTCTATTCAAGTAGGTGGTGGTGCGCCCGTTGTTGTACAATCAATGACAGATACTGAAACGGCAAATGTTGAAGCGAGCGTTGCTCAAATTAAGGCGCTCGCTGATGCAGGATCAGAACTTGTGCGTCTGACAGTTAATGATGAAGATGCAGCTAAAGCTGTCCCCCTTATTCGCAAAAAATTAGATGCTTTAGGCTGTCATGTTCCCTTGATTGGTGATTTTCATTATAATGGACATCGGCTTCTAACATCTTATCCTGAATGTGCTCAAGCTCTTGATAAATATCGTATTAATCCAGGCAATGTAGGCTTTGGTGAAAAACATGATCCTCAATTCAAAATGATGATTGATGTTGCTATAAAATATAATAAGCCAGTACGCATCGGTGTTAATTGGGGCAGCTTAGATCAAGGATTGCTCGCACAATTAATGGACCAAAATGCAAGTGCTAAAACACCCAAAGAAGCAAATGTTATTCTACAAGATGCCCTTGTTTTATCAGCATTAACAAGTGCTAAAAAAGCGCAAGAAATAGGCCTTCCCAAAAATAAAATTATTTTGGCTTGCAAAGTAAGCCGCGTTCAAGAATTGTTGCAAGTTTACAGAAGGCTTGCTGCAGAAGATAATTATGCGCTTCATCTAGGTCTCACAGAAGCGGGTATGGGATCTAAAGGTATTGTTGCGTCTTCGATTGCTATTGGCGCTATGCTTCTTGAAGGTATTGGTGACACGATTCGTGTGTCTTTAACACCTGAACCAGGGTCATCCCGCACAAAAGAAGTTATTGTTTGCCAAGAAATTCTTCAAACAATGGGTATACGCTCTTTTGCCCCTATGGTTTCTGCGTGTCCCGGATGTGGGCGTACAACAAGTTCGTTCTTTCGCGAACTCGCAGGCGAAATACAAACTTATTTACGCGATCGTATGCCTGCATGGAAAAACGTTTACAAAGGCGTTGAAACAATGAATGTGGCCGTGATGGGATGTATCGTTAATGGACCTGGAGAAAGTAAGCATTCCAATATTGGTATTAGTCTTCCAGGAAGTGGTGAATCACCAGCAGCACCCGTTTTTGTCGATGGCAGGAAAGTTGCAACACTTCGCGGTGATAATATTGTTGATGAGTTTAAAGCTATTTTAGAAGATTATGTAGACACAAAATATGGCGCATTCAAAAAAGCAGCTTAAGACCCAACCTATGGGCAAATTCGTTGTCAGATCGAAGCAAAGGTACTCATGTACTTAGGTACATTCCGTGCCGGTTCTAGTTCCTTCTAGACTTTGCCACATAATCTGAGCAGTTATTTGGCTAAACATTTTGTAAAATTAAAAAATAGTATAAAACTTATCTTGAAAAAGGAAAAAATGATATTACTCTTAAAGGTGATAGCAATTACTGACAAAAAAAAATGTTAAAAATTCTTTACCTTTTTATGCTTACTTTTGTATCTTTTTCACTGAATGCCGAAAACTATTGTAGGGTGCCTGAATCAAAAAGATCTGCTCAAGCTAAAGAGCGCGTGCTTGCAAAACTTAAAACAGCCTTGCAACAAAAAAAATTAGAATTAGGCAGTAATGTTTTTGTTAGAATCTTCAAAAAAGACAAAGAATTAGAACTTTGGATTAAAGGAAAAGATACATTCCAACTTTTCAAAACCTACCCTATTTGTGCAATGTCTGGTGTTTTAGGGCCTAAAATGAAACAGGGTGATAAACAAGCACCTGAAGGTTTTTATACACTCTCGGCAGATAGCTTGCATCCGAACAGCCAATATCATTTAGCGCTTAATGTTGGCTATCCTAACCATTACGACAAAGCGATGGATTCAACAGGATCACATATCATGATTCATGGTGATTGTTGCTCAGTTGGATGTTTTGCAATGACGGATCCTCAAATTGAAGAAATTTATACCCTTATCCATTTCGCTTTGGAAGCTGGCCAAAAACAAGTACCTTTGCATATTTTTCCTTTTCACTTAAAGCCTGAGCATTTAAAAAATCATATAAAAAGTTCGTGGTACTTTTTCTGGTCAATGTTACAGCCTGTTTATTTAGAATTTGAAAAAACAAAAATACCGCCTCTTATAAAAATTAAAGATAAGCTTTATTGTTTTGCTGAAAGTAGTAATTCTTAATGATTTCTCACACTATTTTAGACTTTAAATCGACATTACCCAATCGTGGCAGATTATTAGGATTTGATTTAGGTGAAAAGACATTAGGCATTGCTCTTTCTGATCTTGATCGCATGATTGCCACCCCACTTGAAACGCTTATTAAAGATAAATTCTCAAAATTATTGGAAGAAATTCAAACTATTATTCAAAAACATAACATTAAAGGCATTGTCATCGGATTGCCTATGAATATGAATGGGTCTGAGGGTCCTCGGTGTGAATCAGTACGCCAATTTGCAAAAAACATTGAACCCTCTATTGATCTACCGCTGCTTTTTTGGGATGAACGCCTTTCAACAATGGCTGTAAGCCGCATTATGATTGAAGCTGATTTAACGCGCAAAAGACAAAAGCAAGTTGTTGATAAAATGGCAGCGTCTTATATATTGCAAGGTGCTTTAGACGCATTGAAGTATTAGATCTTTTTCGAAATTTACTACTGTCATTTTGGTATTAGACTTCTTTCAAAACTCGCTAATGTGGGACGAGTGATAGAAGATTCGGCACGGAAGACCACAATGTATTCTTTATACATGAGGATCTGAGTACCGAAACGACGCATCAATCGACCACAGTCGTAGCGTTTCGAAAGAAGTCTCTTCAAGTTTCTTTAAACAATTCACGACCAATAAGCATACGTCTTATTTCGGATGTGCCTGCGCCGATTTCATATAATTTAGCATCGCGTAAAAGTCTACCCACTGGATATTCATTGATATAACCATTGCCGCCTAAACATTGAATCGCTTCTAAGGCCATCCAAGTCGCTTTTTCAGCAGAATATAAAATTGCACCCGCTGCATCTTTGCGTGTTACTTCACCGCGATCACAAGCCTTTGCCACCATATAAACATATGATTTACAAGCCATATAGGTTGTATACATATCCGCAAGTTTGCCTTGCATGATTTGGAACTCACCAATCGCTTTCCCAAATTGTTTACGTTCATGCACATAAGGTAAAACGATATCGAGTGCTGCCTGCATAATGCCTAATGGACCACCTGAAAGGACTAAACGTTCATAATCAAGGCCACTCATTAAGACTTGAACGCCTGCATTAAGTCCGCCTAAAATGTTCTCTTCAGGGATTTCACAATTATCAAAAACAAGCTCACAAGTATCAGAACCACGCATACCCAATTTGTCTAATTTTTGTGCTGTACTAAAGCCTTTCATGCCTTTTTCAATGATAAAAGCCGTAATACCTTTCGTGCCACCTTGAGGATCAGTTTTGGCATAAACAACCAAGACATCAGCTTGTGGACCATTGGTAATCCACATTTTGGTGCCATTTAAAATATAACGATCACCTTTTTTATCGGCTTTCAAGCGCATGGATACAACATCAGACCCAGATCCTGCTTCCGACATCGCAAGCGCACCCAAATATTCACCTGATACTAATTTTGGTAAATATTTCATTTTTTGTGCTTTATTGCCATTTATATGGATTTGATTCACACATAAATTGGAATGCGCACCATAACTTAATCCAATGGAAGCAGAGGCGCGTGAGATTTCTTCCATCGCAATCACATGCTCGGTATACCCCATCTGGGCACCGCCATATTCCTCACCCACCGTGACACCAAGCACCCCTAAATCCCCTAATTTTGGCCATAAATGCCGGGGAAATTCATTATTATGATCAATTTCTTGCGCAATAGGCGCTATTTCTTTTTGCGCAAAGCTTTTAACAGAATCGCGTAATAAAGTTGCTGTTTCGCCGAGATCAAAATTTAAAAAGGGGGAACGGTTAGGAATCATTTTAAATCCTTATAGTAAAAAGATGGATGCTAATCCTAAAAACAAGAAAAAGCCAATCGTATCAGTCATAGCAGATAATAAAACACTTGAGGCGATTGCAGGATCGACAGATGTTTTTGAAAGTCCAATAGGTATCAAAGCACCAACAGTGCCCGCCACAACAAAATTACCAATCATAGCAATACCAATGGTAATACCAAGATTAATATGCTGGAACCACAACGCAGAGGCAACACCTGTTATAACAGCAAAAATAATACCATTTGCAATAGCTACAAAAATTTCTTTAAAAGCCAATCGTCGTGCATTTAATTCTGTAATTTCTTTGGTCGCAAGACCGCGAACGACTACCGTCAAGGTCTGCGTCCCTGCATTGCCGCATAAAGCTGGCACAATAGACATTAAGACGGCAAGCTCGACAAGATGATCAATGGTCGTTGAAAAACAGGAAATTACAAAAGAAGATAAAAAGGCTGTGCCTAAATTGACAAGCAACCAAGGAAAACGCATTTTGAGCGTTTCAAAAACAGCACTCGATGTATCTTTTTCAGAGACACCACCTAGGTGCATAATATCTTCTTCAGCTTCCTCGTTAATAACATCAACAACGTCATCAACGGTAATAACACCGACCAAACGTTCGTCTTGATTAATAACGGGCGCTGAAACCAACCCATATTTTCTAAAAAGAGAGGCAACTTCTTCTTGATCCATATCAACGGGTATTGGCCAATATTGCTTGTCCATAAGTTCGTTTACAAAAACTTCACGTTGGCTACGTAATAAACGTGATACGGTCAACACACCAACGGGTCGATATTTAGGATCTACTACAAAAACAGCGTAAAAATCTCTAGGTAAATCAACATTTAAACGAATAAGATCAATGGCTTGTCCTACTGTCCAATGTTCTGGTGTTACAACCATTTCTCGTTGCATAAGCCGTCCCGCACTATCCTCGGGATAATGAAGACTTTGCTCGAGAATCGCACGATCCCGCGCAGGCATGGCCTGTAACAAATCGTTACGTTCTTCTTCTTCCAAATCTTTAATAACGTCAATGACGTCATCGCTTTCAAGATTTGGCAATAAAGAAGCAAAACGATCGCGTCCTAAAAGTTCTAAAACTTCTTCTTGGACATGTTCTTCAAGATAAGGCAATACTTCGGGATCAAGTGCTGAAGATAAAGAGGTGATCAACGCCACACGGTCAAGTTCTTTAGATTTATTTAATAAATCAGCAAGATCCGCCGCATGTAAAGGTTCAACAAGATGCTGTACCTGTTCTTGGTCCCCATGATTGAGCGCATCATGAAGCGCATCCATAAACTCAGGCGTCAGCTGAAAATAAATTTCTTGTTGATCAGGCAATGGCGTAATCCCCTCTTTTTCCAGTCTCTTTCAGCACAAGTTTTTTTTTGGCTAAACGACTTTGGGCATCAACAACAGCAAGAGCCGCCATATTAACAATCCCACGCACTGTTGTTGAAGGTGTTAATATATGCGCGCTTTCGGCAACACCTAAAAGCATAGGACCAATCGAAAGTCCTTCACCCAAGCTTTTCAATAGATTGAGCGCAATGTTGGCTGCATCTAAATTAGGCATAACAAGTACATTAGCCATGCCTTCTAATTGCGCATTCGGAAAAATCGACGCACGTATTTCTGGTTGAAGCGCCATATCTGCATGCATTTCACCTTCTATTTCAAGATGCGGTGCCTTCGTTCTCACAAGATCAAGGACATTACGCATTTTTTGCGCTGAAGCTGATCTTGAAGATCCAAAATTAGAATGGGATAAAAGTGCAATTTTAGGTTCTAACCCAAAACGTTTTACCATGTCGGCTGCTAATATTGCAATTTCCGAAAGTTGTTCTTCAGTAGGATCTTGGCAAAGATAGGTATCCGTTAAAAAGACCGTTCCTTTAGGCATCACAACGGCACTTAAAGCGGCTGCAACTTTAACCCCTTCAGACAAACCTAACATATCATAAATATAATGATAATGTTCAGGATAGGTACCGACCAAACCACATAACATGGCATCGGCTTCGCCACGCAACATCATGAGCGTTGCAATCAATGTTGTTTCCGTGCGGACTTCTGTTTTAGCAATAGAAGGTGTTACGCCTTTGCGTTGCATTAACGTGTGATACAGGCTCCAATATTCATGAAAACGAGGATCATCTTCAGGATTTACGATCTCAACATCTTTATTAAGCTTCAATCTTAAGCCTAATCTTTCAACGCGGTGGGCAATAACTTCGGGACGACCAATCAAGATAGGATGTACTAATTTTTCATCCAACAATACTTGAACAGCCCGTAAAACTTTTTCTTCTTCACCTTCCGCAAAAACCAAACGCATGGGATTTTTACGGGCCGTTTGCATAACTGAACGCATTAAAAAACTAGAACGATACACATAAGAATGAAGAGTGTGCTTATAGGCTTCAAAATCTTTAATAGGGCGCGTTGCAACACCACTTTCCATGGCGGCCTTGGCTACAGCAATCGGTATTTCAAGGATTAATCTTGGATCAAAGGGTTTTGGTATTAAATAATCAGGACCAAATTTTTGATCCTCGTCCCCATAAGCCCGTGCGACAATATCAGATGATTCGGCCATCGCAAGATTTGCCAAAGATTCGATACAAGCGAGTTTCATCGCATCGTTAATTTCAGTGGCCCCCACATCAAGCGC
The sequence above is drawn from the Alphaproteobacteria bacterium genome and encodes:
- a CDS encoding transposase → MKLKYPDTPKIHLILDRSPYNTSLATQEAAKDCGITLHYLHPYSPNLNLIERLWKVMNEHVCNNKFFPSAKDFRTSIMNFFKITWPTIAGDMVDRINDNFQTLKSAL
- a CDS encoding folylpolyglutamate synthase/dihydrofolate synthase family protein, yielding MSYNSIPSTLEDKVFAYPRFLDLTFDRLFSVLHNLGNPHLKLPPVIHVAGTNGKGSTIAFLYTILKAHDFKVHVFTSPHLVKLNERFVLANQEIDDNYLIELIQLCEKAASDIQLTWFELLTCVAFLSFSQTKADFCLIETGLGGLHDATNIIENPILSLITSISYDHQDVLGKTLKEIAFQKAGILKKSSVNLIGQNNPEILDFYQNYIIDNALEGKIFDRDYSFKQIDKGFSFQSGNRLLSKHANVRRVIEDSARKTAVYPYIHKDLSTETTHQSTTVVEFQKKSNMEIIVPTLGLQGQHQLANASLAIMASVVLKKKGYNIQQDIIVDAIKNTQWPGRLQQISSLKSDAEIWVDGAHNQGGAQVLLKTLDEWSKECDLHIVISLSKTKDPVLFLESFKHKNYNLYAYQNPSDDFISSSALINISSKMGIKIQEITDLDTFLENLNKSLSFNTKIIFTGSLYFVGQIMKR
- a CDS encoding L,D-transpeptidase family protein, whose amino-acid sequence is MLKILYLFMLTFVSFSLNAENYCRVPESKRSAQAKERVLAKLKTALQQKKLELGSNVFVRIFKKDKELELWIKGKDTFQLFKTYPICAMSGVLGPKMKQGDKQAPEGFYTLSADSLHPNSQYHLALNVGYPNHYDKAMDSTGSHIMIHGDCCSVGCFAMTDPQIEEIYTLIHFALEAGQKQVPLHIFPFHLKPEHLKNHIKSSWYFFWSMLQPVYLEFEKTKIPPLIKIKDKLYCFAESSNS
- a CDS encoding isovaleryl-CoA dehydrogenase: MIPNRSPFLNFDLGETATLLRDSVKSFAQKEIAPIAQEIDHNNEFPRHLWPKLGDLGVLGVTVGEEYGGAQMGYTEHVIAMEEISRASASIGLSYGAHSNLCVNQIHINGNKAQKMKYLPKLVSGEYLGALAMSEAGSGSDVVSMRLKADKKGDRYILNGTKMWITNGPQADVLVVYAKTDPQGGTKGITAFIIEKGMKGFSTAQKLDKLGMRGSDTCELVFDNCEIPEENILGGLNAGVQVLMSGLDYERLVLSGGPLGIMQAALDIVLPYVHERKQFGKAIGEFQIMQGKLADMYTTYMACKSYVYMVAKACDRGEVTRKDAAGAILYSAEKATWMALEAIQCLGGNGYINEYPVGRLLRDAKLYEIGAGTSEIRRMLIGRELFKET
- the mgtE gene encoding magnesium transporter, translating into MPDQQEIYFQLTPEFMDALHDALNHGDQEQVQHLVEPLHAADLADLLNKSKELDRVALITSLSSALDPEVLPYLEEHVQEEVLELLGRDRFASLLPNLESDDVIDVIKDLEEEERNDLLQAMPARDRAILEQSLHYPEDSAGRLMQREMVVTPEHWTVGQAIDLIRLNVDLPRDFYAVFVVDPKYRPVGVLTVSRLLRSQREVFVNELMDKQYWPIPVDMDQEEVASLFRKYGLVSAPVINQDERLVGVITVDDVVDVINEEAEEDIMHLGGVSEKDTSSAVFETLKMRFPWLLVNLGTAFLSSFVISCFSTTIDHLVELAVLMSIVPALCGNAGTQTLTVVVRGLATKEITELNARRLAFKEIFVAIANGIIFAVITGVASALWFQHINLGITIGIAMIGNFVVAGTVGALIPIGLSKTSVDPAIASSVLLSAMTDTIGFFLFLGLASIFLL
- a CDS encoding NADP-dependent malic enzyme codes for the protein MAKNMSKSALDYHRDPTPGKISVVPTKPLANQRDLSLAYSPGVAAPSLAIAENPARAADYTIRSNLVAVITNGTAVLGLGDIGPLAAKPVMEGKAVLFKKFAGIDVFDIEINEKNPDKLVDIIASLEPTFGGINLEDIKAPECFEIEEKLKKRMTIPVFHDDQHGTAIIVAAAIRNGLRVVKKDIANVKLVCSGAGAAALACLDQLVKMGLKRENVYVSDLYGVVYKGREIAMDPRKSMYAQETNARKIVDIMQDADIFLGLSAPKALPKEGVALMAKSPLILALANPEPEILPEEIKKIRSDAIIATGRSDYPNQVNNVLCFPFIFRGALDVGATEINDAMKLACIESLANLAMAESSDIVARAYGDEDQKFGPDYLIPKPFDPRLILEIPIAVAKAAMESGVATRPIKDFEAYKHTLHSYVYRSSFLMRSVMQTARKNPMRLVFAEGEEEKVLRAVQVLLDEKLVHPILIGRPEVIAHRVERLGLRLKLNKDVEIVNPEDDPRFHEYWSLYHTLMQRKGVTPSIAKTEVRTETTLIATLMMLRGEADAMLCGLVGTYPEHYHYIYDMLGLSEGVKVAAALSAVVMPKGTVFLTDTYLCQDPTEEQLSEIAILAADMVKRFGLEPKIALLSHSNFGSSRSASAQKMRNVLDLVRTKAPHLEIEGEMHADMALQPEIRASIFPNAQLEGMANVLVMPNLDAANIALNLLKSLGEGLSIGPMLLGVAESAHILTPSTTVRGIVNMAALAVVDAQSRLAKKKLVLKETGKRGDYAIA
- the ispG gene encoding flavodoxin-dependent (E)-4-hydroxy-3-methylbut-2-enyl-diphosphate synthase; the protein is MIERKQTIAVKIGSIQVGGGAPVVVQSMTDTETANVEASVAQIKALADAGSELVRLTVNDEDAAKAVPLIRKKLDALGCHVPLIGDFHYNGHRLLTSYPECAQALDKYRINPGNVGFGEKHDPQFKMMIDVAIKYNKPVRIGVNWGSLDQGLLAQLMDQNASAKTPKEANVILQDALVLSALTSAKKAQEIGLPKNKIILACKVSRVQELLQVYRRLAAEDNYALHLGLTEAGMGSKGIVASSIAIGAMLLEGIGDTIRVSLTPEPGSSRTKEVIVCQEILQTMGIRSFAPMVSACPGCGRTTSSFFRELAGEIQTYLRDRMPAWKNVYKGVETMNVAVMGCIVNGPGESKHSNIGISLPGSGESPAAPVFVDGRKVATLRGDNIVDEFKAILEDYVDTKYGAFKKAA
- the ruvX gene encoding Holliday junction resolvase RuvX, with the protein product MISHTILDFKSTLPNRGRLLGFDLGEKTLGIALSDLDRMIATPLETLIKDKFSKLLEEIQTIIQKHNIKGIVIGLPMNMNGSEGPRCESVRQFAKNIEPSIDLPLLFWDERLSTMAVSRIMIEADLTRKRQKQVVDKMAASYILQGALDALKY